Proteins from a genomic interval of Nostoc sp. TCL240-02:
- a CDS encoding sorbosone dehydrogenase family protein has protein sequence MFSLNQIPMLGRILSASLVSLIPSVASLISLEVFSPAALAQPPAASVEIKLKVPSSMNYAPFNINRYLKIPPNFSIAVYARINKARFMAVAPNGDLLVSQPSENKVLIVRSNGSKDPIISDFVTGLRKPHDIVFHKINNTTYVYISETHQINRFIYNSGDLTAKNRQIVVTGLPDSSTGELKGAYGHELKNIALDANHKLYVSIASTCNACKEDTISNPVRGAVYQYNADGGNRRLFAQGLRNAEGLAFLPNTNDLWVVVNNRDNIAYPFNDGSGNYGKIIPSYVDNHPPEEFTRVRDGGNYGWPFCNPNPDTSNGVNNMPFDRDYEFNANGKVNCNAMDRISKGIQAHSAPLGLTFLQNTNFPSQYSNGAVAGLHGSWNRQKKTGYKIAYFPWNNSTKAPEQEMDLVNGWLVPGTQEIWGRPVDMVVDQQGNLLISDDYSGTIYKLSYTPSAKVVKVYRDANFAGVSQSFSTTPGVYKANQGDLKVVGNDAISSLSVPSGTIVRVCQHETGGRCREFSAGDYKSVGADFDNIISFIEVK, from the coding sequence ATGTTTTCCCTAAACCAAATACCAATGCTCGGACGCATATTATCTGCGTCGCTAGTTAGTTTGATCCCTTCAGTTGCGAGTTTAATATCCCTGGAGGTTTTTTCCCCCGCAGCGTTGGCCCAACCGCCTGCTGCGTCTGTTGAAATCAAGCTGAAAGTGCCTAGTAGCATGAACTATGCACCTTTCAATATTAACCGTTACTTGAAAATACCCCCCAACTTCTCCATCGCTGTTTATGCTCGTATAAACAAAGCTCGCTTTATGGCAGTTGCTCCCAATGGGGATCTTCTAGTATCACAACCCAGTGAGAATAAAGTATTAATTGTCCGGTCAAATGGCAGCAAAGACCCAATTATTTCTGACTTCGTAACGGGTCTACGCAAACCACACGACATTGTGTTTCATAAGATAAACAACACCACATACGTTTATATCTCTGAAACTCATCAAATTAACCGCTTTATCTACAACTCTGGAGATTTAACCGCAAAAAATCGTCAAATTGTTGTAACTGGTTTACCCGACAGCAGCACAGGGGAACTTAAAGGCGCTTATGGTCACGAACTGAAAAACATCGCCCTTGATGCCAATCACAAACTGTATGTGTCCATTGCCTCTACCTGCAATGCCTGCAAAGAAGATACTATCAGTAACCCAGTGCGTGGTGCAGTTTACCAATACAACGCAGACGGAGGCAATCGGCGGCTGTTTGCCCAAGGCTTACGTAATGCCGAAGGATTAGCATTCTTGCCTAACACAAATGACCTTTGGGTAGTTGTTAATAATCGAGATAACATCGCCTATCCTTTCAACGATGGCAGTGGCAATTACGGTAAGATTATCCCTTCCTACGTGGACAACCACCCACCAGAGGAGTTTACGCGAGTCCGAGATGGTGGTAACTACGGTTGGCCTTTTTGCAACCCCAATCCTGATACTTCAAATGGCGTGAACAATATGCCCTTTGACCGCGACTATGAGTTCAATGCTAATGGCAAGGTCAATTGCAATGCAATGGACAGGATTAGCAAGGGTATCCAAGCCCATTCCGCTCCCTTGGGACTAACATTCCTACAAAATACTAACTTTCCCAGCCAGTACTCAAATGGGGCAGTGGCGGGGCTGCATGGTTCATGGAATCGACAGAAGAAAACGGGCTACAAAATAGCTTACTTTCCCTGGAACAATAGCACAAAGGCTCCAGAGCAGGAGATGGATTTAGTCAACGGTTGGCTAGTTCCAGGAACACAAGAAATCTGGGGGCGACCCGTAGATATGGTAGTCGATCAACAAGGTAATTTGTTAATTTCGGATGATTATAGCGGCACCATCTACAAGCTCTCCTACACGCCGTCAGCAAAGGTGGTTAAGGTCTACAGAGATGCTAATTTTGCTGGAGTTTCCCAGTCTTTTTCTACAACTCCAGGAGTATACAAAGCCAACCAAGGTGACTTAAAGGTTGTGGGAAATGACGCTATAAGCTCGTTAAGTGTACCATCAGGTACCATAGTACGTGTCTGCCAACATGAAACTGGTGGTCGATGCCGTGAGTTTAGCGCTGGTGATTATAAATCCGTTGGGGCTGACTTCGATAACATAATCTCGTTTATAGAGGTCAAGTAG
- a CDS encoding DUF2949 domain-containing protein, which translates to MATRNRDIRLLTFLHNELELSNADIAVALRHRELENGPLPMLLWQYGLVDLEQLGKIFDWLAEHS; encoded by the coding sequence ATGGCGACTCGGAATAGAGATATAAGACTCCTCACTTTTTTGCACAACGAACTTGAACTTTCAAATGCCGATATTGCTGTAGCTCTGCGACACCGTGAATTAGAAAATGGGCCACTACCGATGCTCCTCTGGCAGTATGGTTTAGTTGATTTGGAGCAGCTAGGAAAGATTTTTGATTGGCTAGCAGAACACAGTTAG
- a CDS encoding 4Fe-4S binding protein encodes MAYKILTSQCISCNLCLSVCPTNAVKVVDGQHWIDPELCTNCVGSIHTVPQCKAGCPTCDGCVKQPSDYWEGWFANYNRVVAKLTNKQDYWERWFNCYSQKYSEQLQKRQPQTMGAEAYGTSK; translated from the coding sequence ATGGCTTACAAAATTCTTACTAGCCAGTGTATTTCCTGCAATCTCTGTCTATCTGTATGTCCCACAAATGCAGTTAAAGTAGTTGACGGACAGCACTGGATTGACCCTGAACTTTGTACAAATTGTGTTGGTAGCATTCATACCGTGCCTCAGTGTAAAGCTGGTTGTCCCACCTGCGACGGTTGCGTTAAGCAGCCTAGCGATTACTGGGAAGGCTGGTTTGCTAATTACAACCGCGTAGTCGCTAAATTAACAAATAAACAAGATTACTGGGAACGTTGGTTTAACTGTTATTCGCAGAAATACTCCGAACAGTTGCAAAAGCGCCAACCCCAAACAATGGGTGCGGAAGCTTATGGGACTTCCAAATAA
- a CDS encoding IS630 family transposase produces the protein MRGIPVEELIFLDESGVNLSFIRKCARALPGLRAYAQKPNRKGKNVSVIGAISLKGLLTQWSGLGSIDALTFDAFIAQKLVPKLWPGAVVIMDNCSIHKSDELEALLIAAGAHLIYLPPYSPDFSPIENCWSKIKNILRRIGARTYPDLLQALDTAFAEVTIENLLGWFTHCCYCTSQD, from the coding sequence TTGAGGGGGATACCCGTCGAAGAGCTGATTTTCTTAGATGAATCGGGAGTTAATCTGTCCTTCATCCGCAAATGTGCCCGCGCCTTGCCTGGCCTTCGGGCCTATGCTCAAAAGCCCAACCGCAAAGGGAAAAATGTCTCGGTAATTGGTGCAATTAGCTTGAAAGGACTGCTCACCCAATGGAGTGGCTTAGGTTCTATCGATGCTTTGACTTTTGATGCCTTCATCGCCCAAAAGCTCGTACCCAAACTTTGGCCTGGTGCAGTGGTGATCATGGATAACTGCTCAATCCATAAAAGTGATGAACTTGAAGCTTTGCTCATCGCTGCTGGCGCTCATCTCATTTATCTCCCCCCCTATTCTCCCGATTTTTCACCGATTGAGAATTGTTGGTCCAAGATTAAGAACATTCTCCGTCGCATCGGTGCAAGGACATACCCTGATTTACTCCAGGCATTAGATACGGCATTCGCAGAAGTGACAATAGAGAATTTGCTGGGTTGGTTTACTCACTGCTGCTACTGTACCTCACAAGACTGA
- the nifB gene encoding nitrogenase cofactor biosynthesis protein NifB, translating into MTSPSTRLLNSNATESPTQAKSGGCGCDSTTSTTVERDEKLQERIAKHPCYSEDAHHHYARMHVAVAPACNIQCNYCNRKYDCANESRPGVVSELLTPEEAAHKALVIGGKIPQMTVVGIAGPGDPLANPEKTFRTFELIAEQAPDIKLCLSTNGLMLPDYIDRIKQLNIDHVTITINMVDPEIGAKIYPWVHYRRKRYRGLEGAKILHERQMEGLQALKDADILCKVNSVMIPGINDQHLVEVNRVIREKGAFLHNIMPLISAPEHGTHFGLTGQRGPTPKELKEVQDNCSGNMKMMRHCRQCRADAVGLLGEDRSQEFSKEKFLEMAPEYDMEQRATVHEGIEKFKEELKVAKDKALAGKKIANSPKVLVAVATKGGGLVNQHFGHAKEFQIYEVGGNEVRFVSHRKIDQYCQGGYGEEASFEHIMKAIADCKAVLVSKIGNCPQEKLQEAGIKTVEAYDVIEKVALEFYEQYVKELGN; encoded by the coding sequence ATGACATCACCGTCTACACGACTCCTCAACTCCAACGCTACGGAATCGCCAACCCAAGCAAAATCAGGTGGTTGCGGCTGCGATAGCACCACCAGCACCACCGTGGAAAGGGACGAAAAGCTCCAAGAACGCATTGCTAAACATCCCTGCTACAGCGAAGACGCTCATCACCACTATGCCCGGATGCACGTTGCAGTTGCTCCTGCTTGCAACATTCAATGCAACTATTGCAACCGCAAATATGATTGCGCTAACGAAAGCCGTCCTGGAGTAGTTAGCGAATTGCTAACACCAGAAGAAGCTGCACACAAAGCTTTGGTCATTGGTGGCAAGATTCCCCAAATGACAGTCGTGGGAATTGCTGGCCCTGGCGACCCATTGGCGAACCCAGAAAAAACCTTCCGCACATTTGAGTTGATTGCAGAGCAAGCACCAGATATTAAGCTGTGCTTATCAACCAATGGTTTAATGCTGCCTGACTACATCGATCGCATTAAACAATTAAATATAGATCACGTGACGATCACCATTAACATGGTAGATCCAGAGATCGGTGCTAAGATTTATCCTTGGGTTCACTACAGACGCAAGCGTTACAGAGGTCTTGAAGGTGCGAAAATCCTCCATGAAAGACAGATGGAAGGATTGCAAGCCCTGAAAGATGCTGATATCTTGTGCAAAGTTAACTCCGTGATGATTCCCGGAATTAATGACCAGCACTTAGTCGAAGTGAATCGAGTCATCCGTGAGAAAGGTGCATTCTTGCACAACATCATGCCATTGATTTCTGCACCAGAACATGGTACACACTTCGGTTTAACCGGTCAACGCGGCCCCACACCTAAAGAACTCAAAGAAGTTCAAGATAACTGCTCTGGTAACATGAAAATGATGCGTCACTGTCGCCAGTGCCGTGCCGATGCAGTCGGATTATTGGGAGAAGACCGCAGTCAAGAGTTTTCCAAAGAGAAATTCTTGGAAATGGCTCCCGAATATGACATGGAACAACGCGCTACTGTTCACGAAGGAATTGAGAAGTTTAAAGAAGAACTTAAAGTAGCTAAAGATAAGGCACTAGCTGGTAAGAAAATTGCCAATAGTCCAAAAGTTTTAGTTGCAGTAGCAACCAAAGGCGGCGGATTGGTTAACCAACACTTCGGTCATGCGAAAGAATTCCAAATTTACGAAGTGGGTGGAAACGAAGTTCGCTTTGTCAGCCATCGCAAAATTGACCAATACTGCCAAGGTGGATACGGCGAAGAAGCTTCCTTTGAGCATATTATGAAAGCGATCGCAGATTGCAAAGCAGTTTTAGTTTCCAAGATTGGTAACTGTCCTCAAGAAAAATTGCAAGAAGCTGGAATCAAGACTGTTGAAGCTTACGACGTAATTGAGAAGGTTGCTTTAGAGTTTTACGAGCAATACGTTAAGGAATTAGGGAATTAG
- a CDS encoding HEAT repeat domain-containing protein, with amino-acid sequence MPNFLVIWGVTQAAGLIFKPILEDLAKDAAKDWAKDLLKGIPGNILEKLKKEDIEIAAGKALKEFLQLVQEDLKGGELSEDEIKKYTQPIKQFLKVQEVKEILGNAFKDNNPAIDTNRLQEIWDKLNVSNPLPDDFNWKRVAKKYLQKVKEIIQGIPELRDIHDSQNLDKIKDILEGNAQKITTFDLVKYQEGIRERYGNLKLDSLDTSGYAYNELKLWRIFTAQNVRETHQVLAQVHELPKEHLRRLRENDQVEAVELEELERHKRVYIEQPLHSVLDVVNKKQDYKYIVILGDPGSGKSTLLQFMALNWAESPLDNVMSLPIPLLIELRTYMRRREDKECNNFLEFFHQCSGAIHHLNQLEVDKQLKAGNALVMFDGLDEVFDPGKREDVITDIHRFTNDYPDVQVIVTSRIIGYKPQRLLNAEFRHFILQDLDSEQIQDFIYRWHQLTFTDAVDKVRKRERLKRGIAASKSIAELAGNPLLLTMMAILNRNQELPRDRAELYNQASRVLLHQWDVERVLIEDKRLDPKTIDYKDKQAMLRQVAFLMQTGDKGLTGNLINENDLVKVLTDYLKTIEFDKPREVAKVMINQLRTRNFMLCFVGADYYAFVHRTFLEYFCAWEFVWQFKETQTLTIEKLKNEVFGKHWQDESWHEVLLLIAGMIEPRFVGEILDYLMAQDGEEEKFVNLFLAANCLAEVRNRSAIASTATKLFNKLQDLTKYDLWYYYNPQPLNGEETKLVQKICTQAVTAIATTWQESPNTKTWLKERATQDDYYYVRYTAVQELANHFKDDPDTKTWLKERATQDDDNDVRYTAVQELAKNFKDDPDTKTWLKERATQNDDNLVRYIAVQELAKNFKDDPDTKSILKEHATQDDNWDVRRTAVQELAKNFKDDPDTKSILKEHATQDDNWDVRRTAVQELANHFKDDPDTKSILKEYATQDDNNDVRIAAVRELANYFKDDPETKSILKERATKDDDNDVRIAAVRELANYFKDDPDTKSILKECATRDDYYYVRYVAVQELANHFKDDPETKSILKECATQDDYYYVRYVAVQKLVNHFKDDPDIKTWLKECATHDDNLVRYIAVQELANHFKDNPDIKIWLKERATENDDNYVRCAAVQGLADNFKDDPDTKSILKECATHDDNLVRYIAVQGLADNFKDDPDTKSILKECATHDDNWDMRRAAVQELGKYFKYQLELFNIYHNCAVNDPFERKEEDETNPRRIALEIILKQFPQHDQTLPLLRDRAENDPDEQVREFAQKKLKQLEG; translated from the coding sequence ATGCCAAACTTCTTAGTTATTTGGGGTGTAACTCAGGCCGCCGGGTTGATTTTTAAACCCATTTTGGAAGACTTAGCCAAGGATGCTGCTAAAGATTGGGCTAAAGATTTATTAAAAGGCATCCCTGGCAATATTTTAGAGAAACTTAAGAAAGAAGACATAGAAATCGCTGCTGGGAAAGCTTTAAAAGAATTTTTACAACTGGTGCAGGAAGATTTAAAAGGTGGAGAACTTTCTGAAGATGAAATCAAAAAGTATACGCAGCCGATAAAGCAATTTCTCAAAGTTCAAGAAGTCAAAGAAATTTTGGGAAATGCCTTTAAAGATAATAATCCAGCTATAGATACTAATAGATTACAAGAAATTTGGGATAAACTTAATGTTTCAAATCCGTTACCAGATGATTTTAACTGGAAGCGGGTTGCGAAGAAATATCTGCAAAAGGTTAAAGAGATTATTCAAGGTATTCCTGAACTCAGAGATATTCACGATTCCCAAAATCTGGATAAAATCAAAGACATCTTAGAAGGCAATGCTCAGAAAATTACCACATTTGATTTAGTTAAATATCAAGAAGGAATCCGCGAACGCTATGGCAATCTCAAGTTAGATAGTTTAGATACTAGCGGTTATGCCTATAATGAACTGAAATTATGGCGGATTTTTACTGCTCAAAATGTCCGGGAAACTCATCAAGTTTTAGCACAAGTTCACGAACTGCCTAAAGAACATCTGAGACGGCTACGAGAAAACGACCAAGTAGAAGCTGTTGAATTAGAAGAATTAGAACGCCACAAACGGGTTTATATTGAACAGCCGCTCCATTCTGTTTTAGATGTTGTCAATAAAAAGCAAGATTATAAATATATTGTCATTTTGGGCGATCCTGGTTCCGGTAAGTCTACATTGTTGCAATTTATGGCTTTGAATTGGGCTGAGTCACCACTGGATAATGTTATGTCTTTACCAATTCCCTTGCTAATTGAGTTACGCACTTATATGCGGCGACGGGAAGATAAAGAGTGCAATAATTTTCTCGAATTCTTCCATCAATGTAGTGGTGCAATTCATCATCTTAATCAGCTTGAAGTAGATAAACAATTAAAAGCTGGTAATGCCTTAGTGATGTTTGATGGTTTAGATGAGGTATTTGACCCTGGTAAGCGAGAGGATGTAATTACTGATATTCATCGCTTTACTAATGACTATCCTGATGTGCAGGTAATTGTCACTTCTCGGATTATTGGCTATAAACCGCAACGATTGCTTAATGCTGAGTTTCGCCACTTTATCTTACAAGATTTAGACTCAGAACAAATTCAGGATTTTATCTACCGTTGGCATCAGTTAACTTTTACCGATGCTGTAGATAAAGTCAGAAAACGGGAACGGCTAAAAAGAGGAATTGCAGCTTCCAAATCTATTGCAGAATTGGCGGGAAATCCTCTGCTGTTGACGATGATGGCAATTCTTAATCGGAATCAAGAGCTACCAAGAGATAGAGCCGAGCTTTATAATCAAGCATCGCGGGTACTGCTACATCAATGGGATGTGGAGCGCGTTTTGATTGAAGATAAGAGGTTAGACCCTAAGACTATTGATTATAAAGATAAGCAAGCGATGCTGCGTCAGGTTGCTTTTCTGATGCAAACTGGTGATAAAGGTTTGACTGGTAATTTGATTAATGAAAATGATTTAGTCAAAGTTCTGACTGATTATCTCAAAACCATAGAATTTGATAAACCCAGAGAAGTTGCAAAGGTGATGATTAATCAACTGCGGACTCGCAACTTTATGTTATGTTTCGTGGGTGCGGATTATTATGCTTTTGTGCATCGGACATTTTTAGAATATTTCTGTGCTTGGGAGTTTGTTTGGCAGTTTAAAGAAACGCAAACGCTGACTATTGAGAAACTTAAGAATGAAGTTTTTGGCAAACACTGGCAAGATGAAAGTTGGCATGAAGTCTTGCTGCTAATTGCGGGAATGATTGAGCCAAGATTCGTTGGCGAGATTCTTGATTATTTAATGGCACAAGATGGCGAAGAGGAAAAGTTTGTCAATCTCTTTTTAGCGGCTAATTGTCTTGCAGAGGTGAGAAATCGCTCGGCGATCGCGTCAACTGCTACTAAATTATTTAACAAGCTACAAGACCTAACTAAATATGACCTCTGGTACTATTACAACCCTCAGCCACTTAATGGAGAAGAAACTAAGCTAGTACAGAAAATTTGCACTCAAGCAGTCACAGCAATTGCAACGACCTGGCAAGAATCTCCTAACACCAAAACCTGGCTCAAAGAACGCGCTACCCAGGATGATTACTACTATGTGCGATATACAGCAGTCCAAGAATTAGCGAATCACTTCAAAGATGACCCCGACACCAAAACCTGGCTCAAAGAACGCGCTACTCAGGATGATGACAATGATGTGCGATATACAGCAGTCCAAGAATTAGCGAAGAATTTCAAAGATGACCCTGACACCAAAACCTGGCTCAAAGAACGCGCTACACAGAATGATGATAACCTTGTGCGATATATAGCAGTCCAAGAATTAGCGAAGAATTTCAAAGATGACCCCGACACCAAATCCATTCTCAAAGAACACGCTACCCAAGATGATAATTGGGATGTGCGACGTACAGCAGTCCAAGAATTAGCGAAGAATTTCAAAGATGACCCCGACACCAAATCCATTCTCAAAGAACACGCTACCCAAGATGATAATTGGGATGTGCGACGTACAGCAGTCCAAGAATTAGCGAATCACTTCAAAGATGACCCCGACACCAAATCCATTCTCAAAGAATACGCTACCCAGGATGATAACAATGATGTGCGAATTGCAGCAGTCCGAGAATTAGCAAATTACTTCAAAGATGACCCCGAAACCAAATCCATCCTCAAAGAACGCGCTACCAAGGATGATGACAATGATGTGCGGATTGCAGCAGTCCGAGAATTAGCGAATTACTTCAAAGATGACCCCGACACCAAATCCATTCTCAAAGAATGCGCTACCCGAGATGATTACTACTATGTGCGATATGTAGCAGTGCAAGAATTAGCGAATCACTTCAAAGATGACCCCGAAACCAAATCCATTCTCAAAGAATGCGCTACCCAGGATGATTACTACTATGTGCGATATGTAGCAGTCCAAAAATTAGTGAATCACTTCAAAGATGACCCCGACATCAAAACTTGGCTCAAAGAATGCGCTACCCATGATGATAACCTTGTGCGATATATAGCAGTCCAAGAATTAGCGAATCACTTCAAAGATAACCCCGATATCAAAATCTGGCTCAAAGAACGCGCTACCGAGAATGATGACAACTATGTACGATGTGCAGCAGTCCAAGGATTAGCGGACAACTTCAAAGATGACCCCGACACCAAATCCATCCTCAAAGAATGCGCTACCCATGATGATAACCTTGTGCGATATATAGCAGTCCAAGGATTAGCGGACAACTTCAAAGATGACCCCGACACCAAATCCATCCTCAAAGAATGCGCTACCCATGATGATAACTGGGATATGCGACGTGCAGCAGTCCAAGAATTAGGTAAATACTTTAAATATCAGCTTGAGTTGTTTAACATCTACCACAACTGTGCTGTTAATGACCCCTTTGAGCGCAAGGAAGAGGATGAAACTAATCCTCGGCGCATTGCACTAGAAATAATTCTCAAGCAATTTCCTCAGCATGACCAGACTTTACCACTGTTGCGCGATCGCGCCGAGAATGATCCAGATGAGCAAGTGCGGGAATTTGCTCAGAAGAAGTTAAAGCAGTTGGAAGGGTAA
- a CDS encoding Asr1405/Asl0597 family protein gives MTNHVLQIPLGDRWRIYHRLQELKIQSCCPPDGSLRVQVNNLLEAILIRSTVMQLLGSRQELLEWLERCWHYRD, from the coding sequence ATGACAAATCACGTTTTGCAGATACCTCTAGGCGATCGCTGGCGAATTTATCACCGACTACAAGAGTTAAAAATTCAGAGTTGCTGTCCCCCTGATGGTTCTTTACGAGTGCAAGTGAACAATTTACTGGAAGCAATTCTAATTCGCAGTACAGTTATGCAACTTCTTGGTTCTCGTCAGGAATTATTAGAATGGCTAGAGCGTTGCTGGCATTACAGAGATTAA
- a CDS encoding transposase, with the protein MKAYSLDLRQKIVDAYACGDISQRKLAKNFGVTLSFVQNLLKRHRELGMIGPKVRTEQTATKLNAEQLEILRQLVIAQPDATLSELRERLYEKTEVLIGVATVNRMVRWKLHLNLKKKVSTSQKKVVMKSN; encoded by the coding sequence ATGAAAGCCTACTCTCTCGACTTGCGTCAAAAAATAGTTGATGCTTATGCCTGCGGTGACATTTCCCAACGAAAACTGGCTAAAAACTTTGGTGTCACCTTAAGTTTTGTGCAAAATTTACTCAAACGCCATCGAGAATTGGGGATGATAGGCCCCAAGGTGCGGACTGAGCAGACAGCAACAAAGTTGAATGCTGAACAGTTAGAAATCCTGCGCCAACTCGTCATAGCACAGCCCGATGCGACGTTAAGCGAATTGCGGGAACGACTTTACGAGAAAACAGAGGTCTTAATTGGGGTAGCTACGGTGAATCGGATGGTTCGCTGGAAACTTCACCTCAACCTCAAAAAAAAAGTCTCCACCTCACAAAAAAAGGTAGTGATGAAGTCCAACTAG
- a CDS encoding Uma2 family endonuclease: MSSPVLEKPSTSETSYVLLYNVSWEQLEQLDVALAGTSARLTYLDGILEIMSPLSDDHEDHKKTLAMLLEVYLRAKNIRFYGRGSATIGKQEDKTRREPDESYNLGTKKPIPDLILEITVTSGGINKLEIYRRLRVPEVWFWEDGLLSVYCLQGDSYTKVSKSTLLPDLDLDLLAKYALMTDQYDAVTEYSQIITKVT; the protein is encoded by the coding sequence ATGTCTTCCCCTGTCCTGGAAAAACCTTCGACTTCTGAGACTTCCTACGTTCTTCTGTACAATGTCAGTTGGGAACAGTTAGAACAGCTTGATGTCGCCCTTGCAGGAACAAGCGCACGACTAACTTATTTAGATGGGATTCTCGAAATTATGTCCCCACTTTCTGACGACCATGAGGATCATAAAAAAACTCTGGCGATGTTGCTGGAAGTCTATCTGCGGGCAAAGAATATCCGCTTTTATGGACGGGGAAGTGCAACTATAGGTAAACAGGAAGACAAAACTCGACGAGAACCAGATGAGTCTTATAATTTAGGCACAAAAAAACCTATCCCCGATTTAATTTTGGAAATAACTGTCACGAGTGGCGGAATTAATAAGCTAGAAATTTATCGGCGGTTGCGAGTACCTGAAGTTTGGTTTTGGGAAGATGGTTTATTATCAGTTTATTGTTTGCAAGGTGACAGCTATACAAAAGTCTCTAAAAGTACTTTATTGCCTGATTTGGATTTGGATTTATTAGCAAAATATGCGCTAATGACTGACCAATATGATGCTGTGACTGAATATAGTCAGATAATAACTAAAGTAACCTGA
- the cysE gene encoding serine O-acetyltransferase has product MQQSLDSISDPPSTKMQDSAHRSMLKNLLSGVFFEPLLSDFRIIFERDPAARNWLEVVFCYPGLHALCLHRLAHWLHGRGVGFIPRFISHLGRFLTGIEIHPGAEIGQGVFIDHGMGVVIGETAIVGDYTLIYQGVTLGGTGKETGKRHPTVGKNAVIGAGAKVLGNLQIGDRVRIGAGSIVLRDIPNDCTVVGVPGRIISRNQNASLSPLEHGKLPDMEATVIRSLLSRVEQLEKQLQTLGVKSH; this is encoded by the coding sequence ATGCAACAGTCTTTAGACAGTATTAGCGATCCCCCCAGTACCAAAATGCAGGATTCTGCACATAGATCCATGCTGAAAAATTTACTCTCAGGCGTTTTTTTTGAGCCATTATTGAGTGATTTTCGCATTATTTTTGAGCGCGATCCCGCAGCACGGAATTGGCTAGAGGTGGTGTTTTGCTACCCCGGATTGCACGCACTCTGTTTGCATCGTCTTGCTCACTGGTTACATGGTCGAGGAGTGGGTTTTATCCCCCGTTTCATTTCCCACTTGGGGAGATTTTTGACGGGAATTGAAATTCACCCAGGTGCAGAGATTGGTCAGGGCGTGTTTATCGACCACGGAATGGGTGTTGTCATTGGCGAAACAGCGATCGTCGGTGACTACACACTGATTTACCAGGGCGTTACCCTTGGCGGAACTGGTAAAGAAACTGGTAAGCGTCATCCCACAGTGGGCAAAAATGCAGTGATTGGGGCGGGTGCGAAAGTTTTGGGTAATCTGCAAATTGGCGATCGCGTCCGTATTGGTGCAGGTTCCATTGTCTTGCGGGATATCCCCAATGATTGCACAGTTGTGGGCGTTCCCGGTCGAATTATTTCCCGAAATCAAAACGCCAGCCTTTCTCCTTTAGAACATGGAAAGCTACCCGATATGGAAGCAACCGTGATTCGTTCTTTGCTCTCGCGCGTTGAGCAATTAGAAAAACAACTGCAAACTCTAGGCGTTAAGAGTCATTAG